A stretch of the uncultured Cohaesibacter sp. genome encodes the following:
- a CDS encoding SIS domain-containing protein has translation MTKMRQETEEIPVAVERLLKSVPDCIEPVAAVLRARDPKVVVTIARGSSDHAAYFMKYAIELVMGLPVASQGPSIASIYGAKMKMDSAAVFAISQSGASADIVAMAKAAREGGALTTALVNTLPSDLATQCELAIDLCAGEEQAVAATKSYVNSIVAGLSILAEWAEDYTLKHALARLPEHLNTALSIDWSAMIEPVSKANSLYMLGRGPTMAIAAEAALKCKETCELHAEAYSSAEMLHGPVSLVDRDFPVIAFAARDAAEGSIVEIVNGVVAKNPHCFISSNHAGDAVRLPFVVTGHPLTDALTLIVPFYRFVEQLSRHRGLDPDKPAALKKVTVTR, from the coding sequence ATGACGAAGATGCGGCAAGAAACCGAAGAAATTCCAGTGGCGGTGGAGCGACTTCTGAAAAGTGTCCCTGACTGCATCGAACCCGTCGCAGCTGTCCTTCGTGCGCGTGATCCCAAGGTTGTGGTTACCATCGCACGCGGTTCTTCCGATCATGCAGCCTATTTCATGAAATATGCCATCGAGTTGGTGATGGGGTTGCCGGTTGCTTCGCAGGGACCGTCAATCGCCTCGATCTACGGGGCAAAGATGAAGATGGACAGTGCAGCTGTTTTTGCCATTTCCCAGTCCGGCGCCAGTGCCGATATCGTGGCAATGGCCAAGGCCGCACGCGAAGGTGGGGCGCTGACCACCGCTCTTGTCAACACGCTGCCGTCCGATCTGGCCACGCAGTGCGAATTGGCAATTGATCTCTGTGCTGGTGAAGAGCAAGCCGTGGCGGCGACCAAAAGCTATGTGAATTCGATCGTTGCTGGCCTGTCGATCCTTGCGGAATGGGCCGAGGATTATACACTGAAACATGCCCTTGCCCGCTTGCCTGAGCATCTCAATACTGCCTTGTCGATTGACTGGTCTGCGATGATCGAACCGGTCTCGAAAGCCAATTCTCTCTATATGCTGGGGCGTGGGCCGACCATGGCGATTGCGGCGGAGGCCGCGCTCAAATGCAAGGAAACGTGCGAGTTGCATGCGGAGGCCTATTCATCGGCCGAAATGCTGCATGGGCCGGTGTCGCTGGTCGATCGGGACTTTCCCGTCATTGCCTTTGCCGCGCGGGACGCTGCCGAAGGTTCGATTGTTGAAATCGTCAATGGTGTGGTGGCGAAAAATCCCCATTGCTTCATTTCGTCCAACCATGCAGGTGACGCGGTGCGACTGCCCTTTGTGGTGACCGGTCATCCACTGACCGATGCCCTGACGCTGATTGTGCCTTTCTATCGTTTCGTTGAGCAATTGTCGCGCCATCGGGGCCTTGATCCGGACAAGCCCGCGGCTTTGAAGAAAGTGACGGTGACACGATGA